One window of Acidobacteriota bacterium genomic DNA carries:
- a CDS encoding LD-carboxypeptidase: MRRPPGLRAGDRIALIAPGSPFDRTVFDRGLDELRALGFTPVFEPSVFERRKYVAGPAEGRANAFASAWADPSIAGVLAVRGGYGSAQVLPWLDAERMRAGCKVLLGCSDVTALLSYVTTRCGLVGFHGPMLVHLAAGDDGYDRTSLLGQLTGAHPYGELAADGLEVLKRGRARG, from the coding sequence ATGCGCAGGCCGCCAGGGTTGCGCGCGGGTGATCGCATCGCGCTGATCGCGCCGGGGAGTCCGTTCGATCGGACGGTGTTCGACCGCGGGCTCGACGAGTTGCGGGCGCTGGGGTTCACGCCGGTGTTCGAGCCGTCGGTGTTCGAGCGGCGGAAGTACGTGGCCGGACCGGCGGAGGGGCGCGCGAACGCGTTCGCATCGGCCTGGGCCGATCCTTCCATCGCCGGGGTCCTCGCGGTCCGCGGCGGCTACGGGAGCGCGCAGGTGCTGCCGTGGCTGGATGCGGAGCGGATGCGCGCGGGATGCAAGGTGCTGCTCGGGTGCAGCGACGTAACCGCGCTGCTGAGCTACGTGACGACGCGCTGCGGCCTGGTGGGGTTTCACGGGCCGATGCTGGTTCATCTGGCGGCGGGCGACGACGGCTACGACCGGACCTCCCTGCTCGGTCAACTGACCGGCGCGCACCCCTACGGCGAGCTGGCAGCCGACGGGCTCGAGGTGCTCAAGCGGGGGCGGGCCCGGGGGC
- the nagZ gene encoding beta-N-acetylhexosaminidase: MPTGLRRHLGQLVVIGFAGVALPVELRAIAREFDLGGVILFARNVEAPLQVAEIAYDVKQLTEIPPWVSVDQEGGRVQRLRAPFTEWPPLETLGRRGDADLTERFGRALARELRSVGITLDYAPVLDVQSNAANPVIGDRSLSEDPGEVARLGAVLIRAFEAEGLAACGKHFPGHGDTSLDSHLELPVVEHEPGRLQEVELRPFRAAIETGVAAIMTAHVRYPALDESSSATLSRALITGLLRHELGYDGLVVTDDMAMGAIAKHQAAVPAAVEAVGAGCDLVLLCEPDPAAQVEVIEGLIRAVEDGTLSERRVEEALGRQRRARERFLREDDGWRPPPAARLDEVIGCAEHEEIAHAMRESL, encoded by the coding sequence ATGCCTACAGGCTTGCGGCGTCATCTCGGACAACTGGTCGTGATCGGATTCGCCGGTGTTGCGCTGCCTGTGGAGTTGCGCGCAATCGCGCGCGAGTTCGATCTCGGCGGCGTGATCCTGTTTGCGAGGAACGTCGAAGCGCCGCTGCAGGTGGCGGAGATCGCGTACGACGTCAAGCAGCTCACGGAGATTCCGCCCTGGGTGTCGGTCGACCAGGAGGGCGGCCGGGTGCAGCGTCTGCGGGCGCCGTTCACGGAGTGGCCGCCGCTGGAAACGCTCGGGCGGCGCGGCGACGCGGATCTGACGGAGCGTTTCGGCCGCGCCCTCGCGCGCGAGTTGCGGAGCGTCGGCATCACGCTCGACTACGCACCGGTGCTCGACGTACAGAGCAATGCCGCCAACCCGGTCATCGGCGACCGATCGCTGTCGGAGGATCCGGGCGAAGTCGCACGGCTCGGCGCCGTTCTCATTCGCGCGTTCGAAGCGGAGGGGCTGGCCGCGTGCGGGAAGCACTTTCCCGGGCACGGGGATACGAGCCTGGATTCCCATCTGGAGCTGCCGGTCGTCGAGCACGAGCCGGGGCGCCTGCAGGAGGTCGAGCTGCGGCCGTTCCGCGCGGCCATCGAGACCGGCGTGGCCGCCATCATGACCGCGCACGTCCGGTATCCGGCACTGGATGAGAGCTCGTCGGCCACGCTGTCGCGGGCGCTGATCACCGGCCTGCTGCGCCACGAGCTGGGGTACGACGGACTCGTGGTTACGGACGACATGGCGATGGGCGCCATCGCGAAACACCAGGCAGCGGTGCCCGCGGCCGTCGAGGCAGTCGGCGCCGGATGCGATCTGGTGCTGCTCTGCGAGCCGGATCCGGCGGCGCAGGTGGAGGTCATCGAAGGCCTGATCCGCGCGGTCGAGGACGGCACGCTGTCCGAGCGCCGGGTCGAGGAGGCCCTGGGGCGGCAGCGGCGCGCCCGGGAGCGGTTCCTGCGGGAAGATGACGGCTGGCGGCCGCCTCCGGCGGCGCGCCTGGACGAGGTGATCGGGTGCGCCGAGCACGAGGAGATCGCTCACGCCATGCGGGAGTCGCTGTAG